One Acetobacterium sp. KB-1 DNA segment encodes these proteins:
- the cas9 gene encoding type II CRISPR RNA-guided endonuclease Cas9 (Cas9, originally named Csn1, is the large, multifunctional signature protein of type II CRISPR/Cas systems. It is well known even to general audiences because its RNA-guided endonuclease activity has made it a popular tool for custom editing of eukaryotic genomes.) yields MLKYRLGLDIGIGSIGWAIISGDSKVARIENFGVRIFESGEDPRQNERKSQQRRGFRGARRLIRRKKHRKERIKGHLQNIGLVKIEELNQYFETNNQDIYEIRVKALNEKISPKEIGACLIHFANNRGYKDFYALEVESLDAEEEADYEALNNFDKLYKSSNFRTPAECILEKFKKDGQPYPDFRNNHFKSVHYLINREYLKNEMHQILEEQSKYYECLSSANIERLDAIIFDQRDFEDGPGDKNDAYRRYKGFLLSVGKCMYYKDLDRGFRSTVISDVYAVINTLSQYRYEDSEPGDYYLKPEAARELVQTLLKTGNLTMTEAKKIVKKHGITMSKSDFSDDSALSKAIKYLKVIKNMIECCGLDWNGFISEDQFDVDNYSRLHQMGELISKYQTPKRRKDELKKLSWMTEPLLKELCAKKISGTSNVSYKYMCEAIQAFMNGETYGNFQANKLKERQENISPEYRSMLLKTLDDPEIKDNPVVFRAINETRKLINAIIRKYGSPECINLEVASELNRSFTERAVIQKNQKENEKNNDRVKKEIADLLQIEVGDASGPQIDKYKLYYQQNCKCLYSGKTLGDIELVLRDKSHRYEVDHIVPYSLILDNTLHNKALVLGNENQVKKQRTPLMYMGNQQKEDFIARINEMHNKKQKQISDKKYKYLMLENLNDENMLRDWKSRNINDTRYITKYLIGYLKSNLQFNSNRPEPVYGIKGGITSKFRRIWLRDTNWGKEIKDRESYLNHAVDAVVIANLTPAYVEISSDNMKLGQMSRRYRNTTNDEYQKYLKDCLVKMSEFYGFKPEYTQRLLTKTNRVPSFVDQLEKEVAIRFDEENPELFDERVQAFYGGVSDFVIKPHLPIVSQKQERKYRGKISDAEPIKVCEIDGVLMKINRANISDLKPKDMVRLRTADTDLIESLEEVFETFPTVDAYLKTYNLKQFKTV; encoded by the coding sequence ATGTTAAAATATCGACTGGGTTTAGATATCGGCATTGGTTCAATTGGTTGGGCGATCATTTCGGGCGATTCAAAGGTGGCTCGTATTGAAAATTTCGGGGTGCGGATTTTTGAATCAGGAGAAGATCCGCGACAAAATGAACGAAAAAGTCAGCAGCGGAGAGGTTTTCGAGGGGCGAGACGATTGATCCGTCGGAAAAAGCACAGAAAAGAACGGATAAAGGGACATCTGCAGAATATTGGTTTGGTAAAGATTGAGGAACTTAATCAGTATTTTGAAACAAATAATCAGGACATCTATGAAATTCGGGTTAAGGCGCTGAATGAAAAAATTTCCCCGAAGGAGATCGGCGCTTGCCTGATCCATTTTGCTAATAATCGGGGCTATAAGGATTTTTATGCCTTGGAAGTAGAATCACTCGATGCCGAAGAAGAGGCGGATTATGAAGCCCTAAACAATTTTGATAAGCTTTATAAATCATCAAATTTTAGAACTCCGGCGGAGTGCATTTTAGAAAAATTTAAAAAGGACGGGCAGCCTTATCCCGATTTTAGAAACAATCATTTCAAATCGGTTCATTATTTAATTAATCGTGAGTATTTAAAAAATGAAATGCACCAGATATTAGAAGAACAAAGTAAGTATTATGAATGCCTATCGTCAGCTAATATTGAGAGACTGGATGCCATTATCTTTGATCAACGGGATTTCGAAGATGGCCCAGGTGATAAAAATGATGCGTATAGACGTTACAAAGGATTTTTGCTTTCAGTTGGAAAGTGTATGTACTACAAAGATTTGGATCGCGGCTTTCGTAGCACGGTTATCTCAGATGTTTATGCGGTGATAAATACCTTATCTCAATACCGATATGAGGACAGTGAACCGGGTGACTATTATTTAAAACCCGAGGCTGCCAGGGAATTGGTTCAAACCTTGCTTAAAACCGGAAATCTGACCATGACCGAGGCAAAAAAGATTGTAAAAAAACATGGTATCACGATGTCAAAGAGTGATTTTTCAGATGATAGCGCTCTTTCAAAAGCTATCAAGTATCTTAAAGTGATCAAGAATATGATTGAATGTTGCGGTTTGGATTGGAATGGTTTTATTAGTGAAGACCAATTTGATGTCGATAATTATTCACGGCTGCATCAGATGGGCGAACTAATTTCAAAATATCAAACCCCTAAACGAAGAAAGGATGAACTTAAGAAACTGTCCTGGATGACTGAACCCTTGTTAAAGGAGCTGTGTGCAAAGAAAATTAGTGGCACCAGTAATGTCAGTTATAAATATATGTGCGAGGCAATTCAGGCTTTTATGAATGGCGAAACCTATGGTAATTTTCAGGCCAATAAACTCAAAGAACGGCAGGAAAATATCAGTCCGGAATATCGAAGTATGCTTTTAAAAACCCTGGATGATCCGGAGATAAAAGATAATCCGGTGGTGTTCCGCGCTATTAATGAAACCAGAAAGCTGATTAATGCCATTATTCGGAAATATGGCAGTCCGGAGTGTATCAATTTGGAGGTTGCCAGTGAGCTTAATCGGAGTTTTACAGAGCGCGCAGTGATTCAGAAAAACCAAAAGGAAAATGAAAAGAACAACGATAGAGTAAAAAAAGAAATCGCTGATCTTTTGCAGATTGAGGTTGGCGATGCCAGTGGCCCCCAAATTGACAAGTATAAATTATATTATCAACAGAATTGTAAATGTCTCTATTCGGGCAAAACCTTGGGCGATATTGAACTAGTTTTGAGGGATAAATCTCATCGCTACGAAGTCGACCATATTGTTCCGTATTCGCTTATACTGGATAATACCCTGCATAATAAAGCACTGGTGCTAGGTAATGAAAATCAGGTTAAGAAACAGCGAACACCCCTGATGTATATGGGGAATCAGCAAAAAGAGGATTTTATTGCCCGGATCAATGAAATGCATAATAAAAAACAAAAGCAGATATCAGATAAAAAATACAAATACTTAATGCTTGAAAATCTTAATGATGAGAACATGTTGCGAGATTGGAAATCAAGAAATATTAACGATACCCGTTATATCACTAAATATTTAATTGGCTATCTAAAATCCAATTTGCAGTTTAACAGTAACCGACCAGAACCGGTTTATGGGATTAAAGGCGGGATTACTTCTAAGTTTCGAAGAATCTGGTTGCGGGACACCAATTGGGGCAAGGAAATAAAAGATCGGGAATCATATCTCAATCATGCGGTGGATGCGGTTGTTATCGCCAACTTGACACCGGCCTATGTAGAAATTTCATCGGACAATATGAAACTGGGCCAGATGAGTAGACGCTACCGGAATACCACGAATGATGAATATCAGAAATATTTAAAAGACTGTCTTGTCAAAATGAGTGAATTTTATGGCTTTAAACCCGAATATACCCAGCGACTGCTAACAAAAACAAACAGAGTGCCTTCTTTTGTCGATCAACTGGAAAAAGAAGTGGCCATTCGTTTTGATGAAGAAAACCCGGAATTGTTTGATGAACGGGTGCAAGCCTTTTATGGGGGGGTGTCTGATTTTGTGATCAAACCTCATCTGCCCATTGTTTCACAGAAACAGGAACGGAAATACCGGGGGAAGATTTCTGATGCAGAACCAATAAAAGTATGCGAAATTGATGGGGTTTTAATGAAGATCAATCGAGCAAATATTAGTGATTTAAAACCAAAAGATATGGTGCGTTTAAGAACGGCTGATACTGATTTGATTGAAAGTCTGGAAGAAGTATTTGAGACATTTCCAACTGTTGATGCATATCTCAAGACCTATAACTTAAAACAGTTTAAAACAGTTTAA
- the pglZ gene encoding BREX-1 system phosphatase PglZ type A, with protein sequence MNLQTIQEQLNKEFQGEGRRLVFWYDDNGEFIEDIESLLLDNARIHRLTGDNTLYTKFFLECEDHNYLIYAPFPKPGDKDNHLADMVYYSRQFFTDRVSLLCSTYSIPEKHREQLSQYGKFWKANERIDKFIALGIAEYNPEIIEIGLLAVLAGVKTPSLDEILKKMIISGGLKENKYKENKYLDEFEKMDILSSFWALCAKYYGYVEENKTFEKLVATLLVTHTANSFIGELPKSWQPFVSHKKNDVAIFVSNFMNNIYSQDRYDKIASEIGRKLKVDDFLASVPVENYFECDTFAAFDVYIIRAMAEDLVNRGAPLPEEHREMIRNRSARKHFSPTYLHHYKALDKADQLVGGIQAFSQELLEVGNADEFIQMYATKWESIDRYYRGFYTAYDKIQGDEALHELRSWVENLYTNAYLLKLSIAWADTLEKVAGWHQLAGEKQWHFYQWQVAPAIKKEVTVVIISDALRYEAGVELDKRLNERANTKSEISPMIAALPSFTRLGMAALLPHQSLTINSAGDVLVDGMPCLSSEQREKILKTRHPLSVVATYQAVMAMNRQSIRKLMTGQELIYIYHNQIDARGDHMATENEVFTAVEETVSELINLIQKLTVDKSITNYIITADHGFIYKRDKLDESDKLTLPKQSGDFINKRFILSNELPDLNGTLTYPLDYAGAQNKDVLVSVPRGVAVFKTPGGGQNFVHGGASFQEIVIPLIKVKTEKRKKDVEKVTVVLTSVTRKITNLIVYLDFLQNEAVTDRLRPAKVEVYFESESGDKISDREIIVADRKDQEVDKRMFKEKFIFRNQNYSQDEKYDLVMKDVVSEIELARHEFIIDIALVDDFGF encoded by the coding sequence ATGAATCTGCAAACGATACAAGAACAATTAAATAAAGAATTCCAGGGAGAAGGACGAAGGCTTGTTTTCTGGTATGATGATAACGGCGAATTCATCGAAGATATAGAAAGCCTGCTATTAGATAACGCAAGGATCCATCGTTTAACTGGAGACAATACTCTGTACACCAAGTTTTTTCTTGAGTGTGAGGATCATAACTACCTGATTTATGCTCCTTTTCCGAAGCCTGGTGATAAGGATAATCATTTGGCAGATATGGTTTATTATTCCCGGCAATTTTTTACGGATCGCGTGTCGCTTCTGTGCAGTACCTATAGTATTCCAGAAAAACATCGGGAACAGCTTTCCCAGTATGGAAAATTCTGGAAAGCCAATGAACGGATTGATAAGTTTATTGCTTTAGGGATTGCGGAATATAATCCGGAAATCATTGAAATCGGACTGCTTGCGGTGTTGGCGGGGGTGAAAACCCCCAGCCTGGATGAGATTCTAAAAAAAATGATTATCAGTGGCGGTTTAAAAGAGAATAAATATAAAGAAAACAAATACCTGGATGAGTTTGAAAAAATGGATATTCTGTCCAGTTTTTGGGCTTTATGTGCTAAATACTACGGCTATGTGGAAGAAAACAAAACCTTTGAAAAACTGGTCGCCACGCTTTTGGTTACCCACACTGCCAATTCGTTTATCGGGGAACTGCCAAAAAGCTGGCAGCCTTTTGTTTCGCATAAGAAAAACGATGTAGCTATTTTTGTTTCCAATTTTATGAATAATATTTATTCGCAGGATCGGTATGATAAAATCGCCAGCGAAATTGGCAGGAAATTGAAGGTCGATGATTTTCTGGCTTCGGTGCCAGTTGAGAATTACTTTGAATGTGACACCTTCGCAGCCTTTGATGTTTACATCATTAGGGCGATGGCCGAAGACCTGGTGAACCGAGGTGCCCCTCTTCCAGAGGAACACCGGGAAATGATCAGAAACCGTAGCGCCCGAAAACACTTTTCCCCAACCTACTTGCATCATTATAAAGCTTTGGATAAGGCTGATCAGCTGGTTGGCGGCATTCAGGCTTTTTCACAGGAATTGCTGGAAGTTGGAAATGCCGATGAATTTATTCAGATGTATGCCACAAAATGGGAAAGCATCGACCGCTATTACCGTGGTTTTTATACGGCCTATGACAAGATCCAGGGCGATGAGGCGTTGCATGAATTAAGAAGCTGGGTTGAAAACTTGTATACCAATGCCTATCTGCTTAAGTTGTCCATTGCCTGGGCGGACACCCTGGAAAAGGTAGCCGGATGGCATCAATTAGCCGGCGAAAAACAGTGGCATTTCTATCAATGGCAGGTAGCTCCGGCGATAAAAAAAGAAGTAACCGTGGTGATTATCTCCGATGCCCTTCGCTATGAGGCTGGAGTAGAACTTGATAAACGACTCAATGAGCGGGCCAATACCAAATCGGAAATCAGTCCGATGATTGCGGCGCTGCCATCCTTTACCCGTCTGGGCATGGCGGCGTTGTTGCCTCATCAATCCTTGACCATTAATTCAGCCGGTGATGTGCTGGTGGATGGGATGCCCTGTTTATCCAGTGAACAACGGGAGAAGATCTTAAAAACCCGTCATCCACTATCGGTTGTCGCCACCTATCAGGCGGTGATGGCAATGAATCGGCAGTCCATCCGCAAGCTCATGACCGGACAAGAGCTGATTTATATCTATCATAATCAGATCGATGCCCGGGGTGACCATATGGCCACGGAAAATGAAGTGTTTACGGCAGTGGAGGAGACGGTGAGTGAACTCATAAATCTGATTCAAAAACTGACCGTGGATAAATCCATTACCAATTACATCATCACGGCGGATCATGGCTTTATTTACAAGCGCGATAAGCTCGATGAAAGTGATAAGCTTACCTTGCCAAAACAGTCCGGCGACTTTATTAATAAGCGATTTATCCTTTCTAATGAATTGCCCGACTTAAATGGAACTTTGACTTATCCTCTGGATTACGCCGGAGCTCAAAATAAGGATGTGTTGGTTTCCGTGCCCCGGGGTGTGGCTGTTTTCAAAACCCCCGGCGGCGGGCAGAACTTTGTCCACGGTGGGGCCAGCTTTCAGGAAATAGTGATTCCACTGATAAAAGTCAAAACCGAAAAAAGAAAGAAAGATGTGGAAAAGGTGACGGTTGTCCTTACTTCAGTGACCCGCAAGATTACCAACCTGATTGTCTATCTGGATTTTCTGCAAAATGAAGCCGTTACCGATCGTCTGCGGCCAGCCAAGGTTGAAGTCTACTTTGAAAGTGAGTCCGGAGATAAAATATCCGACCGGGAAATCATCGTGGCGGATCGAAAAGACCAGGAAGTTGATAAACGTATGTTTAAAGAAAAATTTATCTTTAGAAATCAGAACTATTCACAAGATGAAAAGTACGATCTGGTCATGAAGGATGTCGTATCGGAGATAGAATTGGCACGACATGAATTTATCATCGATATTGCCTTAGTAGATGATTTTGGATTTTGA
- a CDS encoding AAA family ATPase has protein sequence MLQKSKNTRREVYVMKNGINKEWTLHVENFAKIVSADIKIAPLMCFVGDNNSGKSYLMSLLWGLLTYSKDYFPSKPPETANYKVCEAFVKKNIGKDMQLSNSEIQLFIDWFNQILAKNARALTKKIFNYEMEIGKIEIRDYSIKDSLTMKWNNDGVRYSFRNNTITIPLKENHTKEDIFITCVYFCWNIVMEGIAAPLYTPVVKGRRSGEPVYLPASRMGFMLTYLQLLDASLTNSFSGTDETGNSSTLTMPYVDFLRLILKFENVSKISKKNEQLIEFIEERMIGGKIAIKKEYAPTFNYIPFGSKRELPLYISSSVVAEVSPLLLLLKSNIQFNTIIIEEPEAHLHPRLQWEMAKLIIKLVNSGIPVWITTHSDTILQHVNNMIKLDNNADKAKLMEEYSYSKDDMINREMIAMYQFNSDNMGKTNIEPLESNEYGFIVPTFNAALENLVNEVYAFQED, from the coding sequence TTGCTCCAAAAATCTAAAAATACCAGAAGAGAGGTCTATGTGATGAAAAATGGGATCAACAAAGAATGGACGCTCCATGTTGAAAACTTTGCTAAAATTGTCTCGGCCGACATAAAAATAGCGCCGCTGATGTGTTTTGTAGGAGACAACAATAGCGGAAAAAGCTATTTGATGAGCTTGCTGTGGGGCTTGCTGACTTATAGCAAAGATTATTTTCCGTCCAAACCACCTGAAACAGCCAATTATAAAGTCTGTGAAGCGTTTGTTAAAAAGAATATTGGCAAGGACATGCAATTGTCAAACTCGGAAATACAGCTATTTATTGACTGGTTTAACCAGATATTGGCAAAAAATGCCAGAGCATTAACAAAAAAAATCTTTAACTATGAGATGGAAATCGGGAAAATAGAAATCCGAGACTATTCGATCAAAGACTCTTTGACGATGAAATGGAACAATGATGGGGTACGCTATTCGTTTAGAAATAATACCATCACGATTCCGTTAAAAGAAAATCATACCAAAGAGGATATTTTTATAACCTGTGTTTATTTCTGTTGGAATATTGTCATGGAAGGAATCGCAGCGCCTCTTTATACACCGGTTGTCAAAGGTCGAAGAAGTGGCGAACCGGTCTATTTGCCGGCTTCTCGAATGGGGTTTATGCTAACCTATTTACAGCTATTGGATGCATCTTTGACCAATAGCTTTTCGGGAACGGATGAAACGGGTAACAGTAGTACCTTGACCATGCCCTACGTTGACTTTCTGAGATTGATATTAAAATTTGAAAATGTCAGCAAAATCTCGAAAAAGAATGAACAATTGATTGAATTTATTGAGGAGAGGATGATCGGTGGAAAAATAGCAATTAAAAAAGAATACGCGCCGACTTTTAATTATATACCTTTTGGATCAAAGAGAGAGCTTCCCCTTTATATTTCATCTTCGGTAGTGGCTGAGGTTTCGCCGTTGCTGTTATTGTTAAAATCAAATATTCAATTCAATACTATAATCATTGAAGAACCGGAAGCGCATTTGCATCCGAGACTCCAATGGGAGATGGCAAAATTGATTATAAAACTCGTAAATAGTGGGATTCCGGTTTGGATCACCACCCACAGTGATACCATTTTACAGCATGTCAACAATATGATAAAACTTGATAACAATGCGGATAAAGCCAAATTGATGGAAGAATATTCTTATTCAAAAGACGATATGATAAACAGAGAAATGATCGCAATGTATCAATTTAACTCAGATAATATGGGAAAGACAAATATTGAACCGCTGGAATCGAACGAATACGGCTTTATTGTCCCCACTTTCAATGCGGCATTGGAAAACCTGGTCAATGAAGTGTATGCATTTCAGGAGGATTAA
- the pglX gene encoding BREX-1 system adenine-specific DNA-methyltransferase PglX, producing the protein MNKTAIKDFAVTARRKLLASVTDKAGIIGITTDSITTAITSGNGFAVFPTHFGTETTLSGKELTQRENLISQIKEKGYNTVMEEVAYTWFNRIIAIRFMEVNDYLPTKVRVLSSETKDKLEPDLVTQAPDIELGLTPAEKDEILSLKMKNDMDNLFRMLLIRQCNALGGILPELFENTSTANRDYTEILLDIAYTKEDSVIRDLLKIEEADFLDAVEIIGWMYQYYNTEPKDETFALLKKNVKITKERLPSATQLFTPDWIVRYLVENSLGRLWLEHCQAEAGMTNEYLNGSYLGWKYYLEEAEQEPEVMAQLETLRQDAKNLNPEDIKVMDPCMGSGHILVYAFEVLMQIYESCGYTQRDAARLIIEKNLYGLDIDDRAFQLAYFAVMMKGRKYNRRILTSGIQTNLCSIQESNAIKTELISFIADGNESLLKDTQTLVEVFTDAKEYGSILEVPVIDFEALNKRVNAINEAVYDNIMDRIIQNDVRNHLIPLIKQAEIMAQKYDVVITNPPYMGSTGMGLKLGDYVKKHYPDSKSDLFAVFIECCGQMSKINGYQAMVTMQSWMFLSSFVRLRENSINNTSISSLIQIGYNSFPEINSKVAQAVAFVVRRTVISRYSGKYLDLTNNYTQIYDKELAFFEQKKMGAYCVQSEIFSKIPGKPIAYWVSESVVQNFNKGISIQSISDFTGSQHITADNEKFLRNWWEIHSSEIRNDHWKFYAKGGEFRKWYGNLELIVDFSDEALSFYKENKTSNLLNERYWDQEGITYTELTSSINTFRYLPPKCIFDKKGPSIVRLEKLEYCLGILNSPVANMYFKVLNPSISTQVRDVKNLPIIIDNDNKPCIDKLTQQNINIAKIDWDSFETSWDFKCHPLLELGSENRYDVSFKNDGKVFPKDKTDQIPFKHSLALAYRNWQTFTENQFAQLKANEEELNRIFIEIYGLEDELTPEVEVKDVTIRKADLGRDIRSLISYAVGCMLGRYSLDAPGIAYAGGEWEVDNYTTIIPDKDNIIPITDEEYFDDDMVARLVNFIKVVYGDASLEENLDFIAGALGNKGNTSREVIRNYFLKDFYKDHVKIYQKRPIYWLFDSGKENGFKALIYMHRYDQDTVGRVRTDYLHKVQAKLEDILNHCNIILASEASTSEKAAAVKKKEKLIKQLAETRLYDQAIAHIALSRIPIDLDDGVKVNYAKFQEVEVASEGKKAVRVNLLAKI; encoded by the coding sequence ATGAACAAGACCGCCATTAAAGATTTTGCCGTAACTGCGCGAAGAAAACTCCTGGCATCCGTTACGGACAAAGCCGGAATAATCGGAATTACAACCGACAGCATTACCACCGCCATTACCTCGGGGAATGGCTTTGCTGTCTTTCCCACGCACTTTGGCACTGAAACCACCCTTTCCGGAAAAGAACTGACCCAGCGGGAAAACCTGATCAGTCAGATCAAAGAAAAAGGTTATAACACGGTGATGGAAGAGGTGGCCTATACCTGGTTTAACCGAATTATCGCCATTCGCTTTATGGAAGTCAACGACTATCTTCCCACTAAGGTGCGGGTGCTGTCTTCAGAAACAAAGGATAAATTGGAACCGGATCTGGTCACCCAGGCGCCCGATATTGAACTGGGTTTAACCCCGGCCGAAAAGGACGAGATCCTGAGCCTGAAAATGAAAAATGACATGGACAATCTATTTCGGATGCTCTTGATTAGACAATGCAACGCCCTGGGGGGAATTCTGCCGGAGCTGTTTGAGAACACCTCAACAGCCAACCGGGATTATACCGAAATTCTCCTGGATATTGCTTACACGAAAGAAGACAGCGTGATTCGGGATCTGCTTAAGATTGAGGAGGCAGATTTTCTGGATGCGGTGGAGATTATCGGATGGATGTATCAGTACTACAATACCGAGCCCAAAGATGAAACCTTTGCGCTTTTAAAAAAGAACGTAAAAATTACCAAAGAGCGGCTTCCTTCGGCCACCCAGCTTTTCACCCCCGATTGGATTGTTCGGTATCTGGTGGAAAATAGTTTGGGACGTTTGTGGCTTGAGCATTGTCAGGCCGAAGCTGGAATGACAAATGAGTATTTAAATGGCAGCTATTTGGGCTGGAAATACTATCTGGAAGAGGCCGAACAGGAACCGGAGGTGATGGCACAGCTGGAAACCCTGCGCCAAGATGCTAAAAATCTCAACCCGGAAGACATCAAAGTGATGGACCCCTGTATGGGTAGTGGCCATATCCTCGTTTATGCCTTTGAAGTGCTGATGCAGATTTATGAAAGCTGTGGTTATACCCAGCGGGATGCCGCCAGACTGATTATTGAAAAAAACCTTTACGGCCTGGATATCGATGACCGGGCTTTTCAGCTGGCCTATTTTGCCGTGATGATGAAGGGGCGAAAATATAACCGTCGGATTTTAACCAGTGGGATACAAACAAATCTCTGTAGTATTCAGGAAAGCAACGCGATTAAAACGGAGTTGATCAGCTTTATTGCAGATGGGAATGAAAGTCTTTTAAAAGATACCCAGACACTTGTTGAGGTGTTTACGGATGCCAAAGAATACGGCAGTATTCTGGAAGTACCTGTCATTGATTTTGAAGCGCTGAATAAACGGGTCAACGCGATTAACGAAGCAGTTTATGACAATATTATGGATCGCATTATTCAGAATGATGTCAGGAATCACTTGATACCGCTGATCAAACAGGCGGAGATCATGGCACAAAAATACGATGTGGTGATTACCAACCCGCCTTATATGGGAAGCACTGGCATGGGCCTGAAGCTAGGAGACTATGTTAAGAAGCATTATCCGGATAGCAAGAGTGATTTATTTGCGGTGTTTATAGAATGTTGTGGGCAAATGTCAAAAATAAATGGTTATCAGGCAATGGTCACCATGCAATCTTGGATGTTCCTTTCAAGTTTCGTGAGATTGAGAGAGAATAGCATAAATAACACTTCGATTTCAAGTCTCATTCAAATTGGTTATAATAGTTTTCCCGAAATAAATTCTAAAGTTGCACAAGCGGTAGCTTTTGTAGTTAGGCGCACAGTCATAAGTAGGTATTCAGGAAAATATCTTGATCTAACAAATAATTATACTCAAATTTATGATAAAGAATTAGCATTTTTTGAACAGAAAAAAATGGGAGCATATTGTGTACAAAGTGAAATATTCTCGAAAATCCCTGGCAAGCCAATTGCTTATTGGGTAAGTGAAAGTGTTGTTCAGAATTTTAATAAAGGAATAAGTATACAGAGTATAAGTGATTTTACAGGCTCACAACATATTACGGCCGATAATGAAAAGTTTCTCAGAAATTGGTGGGAAATTCACTCATCGGAAATCAGAAATGATCACTGGAAGTTTTATGCAAAAGGAGGAGAATTTAGAAAATGGTATGGTAATTTGGAACTTATAGTTGATTTTTCGGATGAAGCATTATCATTTTATAAAGAAAATAAGACTTCAAACTTATTAAATGAACGTTACTGGGATCAAGAAGGTATTACCTATACTGAATTAACGAGTAGCATTAATACATTTAGGTATTTACCGCCTAAATGTATTTTTGATAAAAAAGGACCAAGTATTGTTAGATTAGAAAAATTAGAATATTGTTTGGGAATTTTAAATTCACCAGTTGCTAATATGTATTTCAAAGTGTTAAACCCATCAATAAGTACACAGGTAAGGGACGTTAAGAATTTGCCAATTATTATAGATAATGATAATAAACCATGCATTGATAAATTAACTCAACAAAATATTAACATAGCCAAAATTGATTGGGATAGCTTCGAAACTTCCTGGGATTTTAAATGCCATCCCTTATTAGAATTAGGCAGCGAAAATCGCTACGATGTATCATTCAAAAATGATGGCAAAGTTTTTCCAAAAGACAAAACTGATCAAATCCCATTCAAACACTCGCTTGCTTTAGCGTACCGCAATTGGCAAACCTTCACTGAAAACCAATTCGCCCAACTCAAAGCCAACGAAGAAGAACTCAACCGGATCTTCATTGAAATCTATGGTCTGGAAGACGAACTCACCCCGGAGGTGGAAGTCAAGGATGTCACCATTCGCAAGGCCGATCTGGGGCGGGATATCCGTTCTCTGATTTCCTATGCGGTGGGCTGTATGCTAGGGCGTTATTCACTGGATGCACCCGGCATTGCCTATGCCGGTGGGGAATGGGAAGTGGACAACTACACTACCATCATTCCAGATAAGGACAATATCATCCCCATTACCGATGAAGAATATTTTGATGACGACATGGTAGCCCGGCTGGTTAACTTTATCAAAGTAGTTTATGGAGACGCATCCCTGGAAGAAAATCTCGACTTTATTGCCGGGGCCTTGGGGAATAAAGGCAATACCTCCCGGGAGGTCATCCGGAATTATTTTCTCAAGGATTTCTATAAAGATCACGTAAAAATTTATCAGAAACGGCCGATTTACTGGCTCTTTGACAGTGGTAAAGAAAACGGCTTTAAAGCCCTGATCTATATGCACCGTTACGATCAGGACACGGTCGGGCGGGTACGAACCGATTACCTTCATAAAGTTCAGGCCAAACTTGAAGACATCCTTAACCACTGTAATATTATCCTCGCCAGTGAAGCCTCGACCAGCGAGAAAGCAGCAGCAGTAAAGAAGAAGGAAAAACTGATCAAACAATTGGCCGAAACGAGGCTCTATGACCAGGCCATCGCCCACATCGCCCTGAGCCGCATCCCCATCGATCTGGATGACGGGGTTAAGGTGAACTACGCTAAATTCCAGGAAGTGGAAGTCGCCAGTGAAGGAAAAAAAGCGGTTAGGGTCAACTTGCTGGCTAAGATATAA